The Pecten maximus chromosome 12, xPecMax1.1, whole genome shotgun sequence genome includes a region encoding these proteins:
- the LOC117340082 gene encoding homeobox protein vent1-like: MATTDNKKMSFSIENLAKSSRTEETPAGGHYGTYFINRNPWQDGDGTNLGDITTGVFSSPYYTNIGQTSPRISQGQFNSPLTNLRDAFRLISDDGYSSQNSTPSLPGSCKKRSRIVAEVGEQNNSSLSPVTGNSLKRKRIDVDARKPRNRSISQVQIHNDSFTDNDSSCGTSDSDEGIGETPRPKKARTAFSDDQIQTLEVRYKSQKYLPAGERSKLAVELGLTDQQVKTWFQNRRMKEKRNHKDDSFQGGMPLPTGGVDISQLQALGIPCPPPYTINNRHHQMMRDDSIPNFPSSTSSPQPPIFRTSQHMSFYSRFHPMTNSLENSPGSMRPTNQTEGYS, from the exons ATGGCGACAACAGACAATaagaaaatgtcattttctATTGAGAATCTGGCCAAAAGCAGCCGTACAGAGGAAACTCCCGCCGGTGGTCATTACGGAACCTACTTCATCAACAGAAACCCATGGCAAGATGGCGACGGCACAAATCTGGGAGATATAACTACAGGTGTCTTTTCTAGCccatattacacaaatattggACAAACATCGCCGCGTATCTCACAAGGACAGTTTAATTCTCCTTTGACAAACTTAAGAGACGCATTTCGACTTATTTCTGATGACGGATACTCTTCTCAAAACAGTACGCCATCTTTACCCGGAAGTTGTAAAAAGCGCAGCCGCATTGTTGCTGAAGTTGGTGAGCAGAATAACAGCTCATTGTCACCTGTTACCGGAAATTCTTTGAAGCGCAAGCGCATTGATGTAGATGCACGTAAACCAAGAAACAGAAGCATTTCTCAAGTACAGATTCACAACGATAGTTTTACGGATAATGATTCAAGTTGTGGGACTTCAG ATTCGGATGAAGGTATTGGCGAAACCCCTCGACCAAAGAAGGCGAGAACAGCGTTTTCCGATGACCAGATCCAGACACTGGAAGTTAGATATAAATCCCAGAAATATCTTCCGGCTGGCGAGAGGTCAAAATTGGCCGTAGAACTAGGACTGACTGACCAACAG GTGAAAACGTGGTTTCAGAACAGGAGGATGAAGGAAAAGCGAAATCATAAAGATGACTCGTTCCAGGGAGGCATGCCTCTACCGACAGGTGGCGTTGATATATCTCAGTTACAGGCGCTCGGAATTCCTTGTCCTCCGCCGTACACAATCAACAACAGACACCACCAAATGATGAGAGACGATAGTATTCCGAACTTCCCTTCATCAACATCGAGTCCCCAGCCACCGATCTTTCGAACATCGCAGCACATGTCTTTTTACTCAAGATTTCATCCAATGACAAACAGTCTTGAAAATTCACCTGGATCTATGCGCCCGACCAATCAAACTGAGGGTTACAGTTGA